In Gossypium hirsutum isolate 1008001.06 chromosome A10, Gossypium_hirsutum_v2.1, whole genome shotgun sequence, the DNA window CATTTCGTCGACGCTCAGCTAGTGAATATTATCTTTCTCACACTTCTAGAAGCTTTGTGAATCCGAGCTACGAGCTTTCAGGTCATTATGCTGTGCCTTCAGGGCGGCTTGAGCTTCAAAGCTACGTTGCTAGAGATAATGAAAGTTCATTACATCTCCGTTTCGGAGACCATAGTAGGTCTCATCACGATATTTCAAGACTGGCTACTATTAAAGAAAGCAGCAGTAGAAATGCTGGAAGCCCTTTAGTTGACGAAGATGAGCTTAGCTCTGTAGATTATTACACTCCACGAGCTGTTGAGAGGCATATACACCTGCTAGAGACTGATCCGAACCGTCATACAAGAGCTGATTCACGTAGGTCTTCAGTTTCACAGGCTTATACGGGTGATGACCGGGATGACAATTCTATTGGAGGGCATCATCATTTTCATAGAATATCGCACCAGGGTGATCATGAGCACGGTAGGAGCCGTCACACGAGGCACAAGGTGGATAATGATCTTGATGTAGTAATGCAGCAGGAGCTTGGTGGGAAATCAACTAGTCATCATTTTCTTGGTAATCATCAGTACGATGACATGAGCCTGTCGATGGATTTCAGTGAAGATTTTATTACAGGGCATGGGCATGGTCATGGTCAAGGTCATGGGTTATCACATCACGGTGTTCATAGTGATCTTGATGGTCATCATCAGATGAGACACAAGTTGGAAGGTCTTGACCATAACTTGCACTCAGCTACCCATCAATTCGGTGGCCATCATAAGTACGATGATTTTGATCTGCCCCCAAATTTCAAAGAAGATGACTATGAGGAGGAAGAGGATGTAGAACCACCAAAGCCAGCCAGTTTGTTTAGTTTGTTCAAGTATTCAACAAAATGGGATATGGTACTAGTGTTTTTAGGTTGTTTGGGAGCCTTAATCAATGGAGGTTCACTTCCTTggtattcttttctttttggtaagTTTGTCAATAAGATTGCACAAGAATCATTGAAAGGTGAACTGACCCAGATGATGAAGGATGTTGACATGGTAAGAATCAAAAAAAGAAATCTTATATTATTTATACCCAAAATTTCCAAATAGTATTGGTGATCAAAGATATATAGTTGATATGAAAACACTTACGTTTTCTTTTCTCCTGCTTCTGTATCTTCAGATATGTAAATTTATGTCTTGCTTGGCAGCTGTAGTGGTGGTTGGAGCATACTTAGGTaatgaaaacataaatttcaGAACCTGTAATTACTTTGTGTCTTAATAAGTATTAGAAATGATTTTTCATTCAATCAATGGCAGAAATTACATGCTGGAGGCTGGTTGGGGAACGTTCAGCTCAACGAATTAGAACAAAATATTTGAGAGCAGTTCTGAGACAGGACATCAGCTTTTTCGATACGGAAGTTAGCACCGGTGACATTATGCATGGTATTTCAAGTGATGTTGCTCAAATACAGGAAGTTATGGGAGAGAAGGTAACCATTGATTTCTCATTCCAATTGCTGTAAACCCGAGTTTTTGGGACTTTTAACTTGTTACACTGCCAACTAGCACTCAACCTGATGATTGCTCAATACTTGGAACTGTGATTTgcagatggcacattttattcacCATGTATTCACCTTCATATGTGGTTATATAGTTGGGTTTTTGGCATCATGGAAAGTGTCACTTGTAGTTTTTGCTGTTACCCCACTAATGATGTTTTGCGGTATTGCTTACAAGGCTATTTATGGTGGTCTCACGGCAAAGGAAGAGGTAAAAATGACCACAATAGTTACTGGAAATGTTTTACAGTGTCAACTTGTTAGTCTTATTGTGTTTTGCTCCATATTTTTGGAACTACAGGTTTCTTACAGGAAAGCTGGTACCATTGCAGAGCAAGCAATTAGTTCAATTCGAACTGTATTTTCTTTTGTTGGTGAGGATAATTTGGCAGCAAGATATGGTGAATTATTGGCAAATTCAGTGCCTCTTGGGGCAAAGATCGGGTTTGCCAAGGGTGCGGGAATAGGGGTTATCTATTTAGTCACATACTCAACATGGGCATTGGCTTTTTGGTATGGTTCAATCTTGGTTGCTAGGAAGGAGATCTCTGGTGGTGATGCCATTGCTTGCTTCTTTGGTGTCAATGTAGGGGGAAGGTATCAGCCTCTATTTCATTAACCATAATTACAGTGCAACTTCTAGTGCTTACAGCAAAACAAAAGTCACTAAGTTGTTTGATCTTTCATTTCAGGGGCTTGGCATTAGCACTGACATATTTTGCTCAATTCGCTCAAGGCACAGTAGCAGCGGGGCGAGTATTTGATATCATAGACAGGGTTCCAGAGATAGACCCTTATAATCCCGAGGGAAGGATGTTATCGAGTGTTCGGGGAAAGATCGAGTTTAAAGGTGTAACATTCGCTTATCCATCTCGTCCTGACACTACAATTCTCAGttctctcaatttagtcattCGATCAGCAAAGACTCTTGCATTGGTTGGAGCAAGTGGAGGTGGCAAGTCCACCATCTTTGCTCTCATTGAGAGGTTCTATGATCCTGACAAAGGTATAATTCATTAATCATCTCAGTTTAATAGTAGCATTGAGCTTAACTATGTAACGTTTTAGTTGCTGATTTGGTTTGGGTCTTTTAACTGGTAGGAACTGTAACCTTGGATGGCTATGATTTAAAGACACTACAAGTAAAGTGGCTAAGAAGGCAGATTGGTATGGTTGGGCAAGAACCAGTTCTGTTTGCCACCACCATATTGGAAAATGTGATGATGGGTAAAGAAAATGCCACCAAGAAAGAAGCTGTTGCAGCTTGTGTTGCTGCCAATGCACATGGTTTCATTTATGACCTTCCACTAGGATATGATACTCAGGTCCACACTCAAAAACATACATTGAACATccatatcaataaaatttttcatgCCACTAACATGATTTCCACACATGTTCTGATTTCTGGCCTTGAAAATGGATTTTGCAGGTTGGAGCTAAGGGAACTCAGTTATCAGGTGGCCAAAAGCAGAGAATTGCTCTGGCTCGTGCATTGATTAAAGACCCTGGAATCCTTCTCTTAGATGAGCCCACCAGTGCCTTGGATTCCGAAGCCGAGGCAGTTGTACAACAAGCAATTGACAAGATTTCTAAAGGAAGAACAACAGTGGTCATTGCTCACAGGCTAGCAACAGTAAGAAATGCCAACACCATTGTTGTTCTTGATAATGGATCAGTTTCTGAGTCTGGTAGCCATCACCAGCTAATGGAAAGAGAAGGGGCCTATTATAAACTTGTCAAACTTGCTTCTGAAGCAGTTTCAAACCCTGAACTGAATGAGACAAATACTCAAAAGGGAATGGAATTTTCCACATATGATAAATCAGCCTATGAAGCATCAAGATCACTATATGCATACGATATTTCGAAATCAAAGTACGTAAAGTCCATCCAAGTAGTTAACCAagtggaagaggaaatgcaacaAAAGCAAAAGCCTAGAGAATACCAAATTTCGAAGATATGGACTCTACAAAGACCAGAGCTCATCACGCTtttactaggttttctttttgGTATCCATGCAGGTGCTATTCTCTCCATATTCCCCTTGTTTTTAGGCATTGCTCTTCAAGCTTACTTTGATGACACTCCAAAAGCATTGAAGGCAGAAGTTAACAAGCTCGCCTTAGCTCTTGTTGGCCTAGGCTTTGGTTCTATAATTTTCTTAACTGGACAACAGGGTTTTTGTGGTTGGGCTGGAACAAAGCTGACAGTAAGGGTGAGAGACCTCTTATTCCGCTCGATACTAAAACAAGAACCTGGTTGGTTCGATTTTGAGGACAATGCCACTGGTATCCTTGTTTCAAGACTCTCAATTGATTGTCTCAGCTTTCGATTGGTCCTCGGGGATCGGTACTCGGTCTTGTTGATGGGTGTGAGTGCAGCTGCAGTGGGGCTTGGTATCTCGTTTTACCTCGAATGGAGGTTAGCCCTCGTGGCTGCTGCTGTTACTCCTTTCACTCTTGGTGCAAGCtacttgaacttaattataaacattGGACCAAGGTTAGATAATAAAGCATATGACAAAGCTAGCACCATTGCTTCTGGTGCAATTTCGAACATAAGGACGGTGGCTACATTTTATTCTCAAGAAGAGATAGTTAAATCCTTTGATCAAGCTTTATCTGATCCTAGGAAACAATCAGTGAAAAGGTCACAAATTCTAGGCTTCGCACTTGGTCTTTCTCAAGGTGCCATGTATTGTGCATACACTTTAACACTCTGGGTTGGTGCCTCCCTTATTAAACAGCGCATTACAGGCTTTGGTGAAGTATATAAAATCTTTCTCATTCTTGTGTTAAGCTCATTTTCAGTTGGACAACTAGCAGGCCTCTCACCAGACACCACCATGGCTGCGACAGCGATCCCTGCTGTGTTTGATATCATCAACCGAAAGCCGCTGATTGGTAATTCCCGAGATAAAGGTAAAAAGATCGAACGTTCGAAGCCATTGGATATCGAATTGAAAATGGTTACATTTGCATATCCATCTAGGCAACAAGTGATTGTGTTGAGGGACTTTTGTTTAAAGGTGAAGGGTGGTAGCATGGTAGCATTGGTAGGTGGAAGTGGGTCAGGGAAATCAACGGTCATATGGTTGGTACAAAGGTTTTATGATCCAAATCAAGGGAAAGTAATGATGGGAGGCATAGATTTGAAGGAGCTCAACTTGAAATGGTTAAGAAAACAAGTAGCCTTGGTGGGTCAAGAGCCTGCTCTGTTTGCTGGAAGTATAAGGGAAAACATTGCTTTCGGGAACCCAAATGCCACATGGGGTGAGATTGAAGAGGCTGCGAAGGAAGCTTACATCCACAAGTTCATCAGTGGTCTCCCCCAAGGCTATGAAACTCAGGTACATCCTAACTTAGCCTCAACCatactcttcatttttcttagaAATAAACTACGCcagctttggttttttttttcttttttttttgtcatccaactatgaaaagttacaaaatgatcattaaactattattaaatttcatttttcgtcacccaactatgaaaagttacagaatggtcactcaactattcaacTTTGTCTTTTTTGGTCATTAGCTGACTATCCTAACAATGAAAACTCTCAAAAATCTAAAATAGTTGGatgaccaaaaaaataaaattgaataattgagtgatcattttataacttttcataattgagtgacaaaaaaagaaaaaaaaaccatagtTGAGTTactactaatataatttaccctttttcCTAAAATATTCATATCTCTCACACATACATGCATGTCTAAACGTGGAATCCTTCATATTAACTTAGTGCACCATCCTTAATTATCTGACAAATAGTTTTATGTTTCTTGTTATATAGGTTGGGGAGAGTGGGGTTCAGCTATCAGGCGGTCAAAAACAAAGGATTGCAATAGCAAGAGCCATACTTAAGAAATCAAAGGTGCTGCTTTTAGATGAAGCAAGCAGTGCTCTGGATTTGGAATCAGAGAAGCATATCCAGGATGCACTAAGAAGGGTTTCCCGAAGTGCCACTGCAATTATAGTAGCACATAGGCTTTCCACTATCAGGGAAGCCAATACCATAGCTGTTGTGAAAGATGGTGCAGTTGTGGAGTATGGCAGCCATGATAAGCTTTTAACTTCCCATGTTGATGGTGTTTATGCTAGCTTAGTTCGGGCTGAAAGAGAAGCCAATGCCTTTTCTTGACTTGGTTTTGACATTTTAGCCCATTAACAGTCCACCCAAGACCTTGTTGCTTCTTTACAAATTCTTGGTTTCTGTTATAAACCTAAAAGGAAAAAAACGTTATGATTTGATTTTAAGCATATTCAGTAACTTAATTTGAAAGTAATTAGTTATTTAGTCTTGTGGAAatggagaaagagagaaagaatgtATCATTTTTACACTTCTCAATGTCATTAACCTTAAATGGCACACTAAAGGTTCAAAGACTTATAATAATGACTTTAATTAGAATTTGGTTAGATAGTCTTATCCTAGTTCCACCTATAGACAGATACACACCTAAAATTATTAGGAAACTAGCCCCTGTTAGCTTATGTAAAGGCTAAGCTATTTGGTGGCTAAGCTATTTGGTTTTAAGGGGGGCAAAATGAATAACATCTTAATTCGTTTCATGACAAAAACTAATATTACAAGCTCAAGAAAACCCTACACCAAccataaaaagaaaaagtaatcaCAGCAAAAGGCAGCAATGGAGTGTTCTTAGTGATACATAATTACAATtaaaaatttgagtttaattcaatttattcagACAATTATTCTCATTCAACGTATTTAAATTTCCCTATTTatcaattttcaaagaaaaatatgCAATAAAAAACTATGAATGTATAAGTATTTTCTTTAATCATAATACGTAGATATTTGAGGATGAAATTGTTGGAGTGCTTTCCAAGAAAAATCTTTGCTaacaaatgataaaataatgtaAAGGAAGTAATGATTTCAAAAGTTTGCATTCAAACATGAGTGGTCATAATCAAAGCTATAAAAAGTCATAATGTGCACCTAATATTAATAATCAACAGATCCAAATCAAAAGTTTTTCGGttcattaatataataaaaagctATGGCATGCAAATTAAGACGAAGATGACATTTGGAATACCCTTACCTTCCATCCACTTGTAAAAGGAAATGCGAGCATGAACTGACCCACACCGTCTTTACAAATGTCATCCATTGGAAAATAACAGTATAATTGTGCTCAAAAGAACTATTTCTTCATAGGGGAATGTCACATGTGAGAGTCATTTGTGTAACCACAGTGAAATAAAATGGACCCCCAAAAAGGTTGAAAAGTCTCACACGATAATATGTCTCTTGGCTTTTAAGCCAAGAGATATTGATGGTAACGTGCCTGGCATGCAAAGCTATAGAGGGTTCTTTCGATCCAAATGGACCGAAACATTTCATTTTGGTTGCTCAAACTGTAGTCTTACGTGAAGAAATTTTGTGAGCATTCATCAGCTCCTCTCAGGTACTTGGTTGCTTCCATTACTGATGGTATAGTAAATCTAGGAGGTTATAATTATATACAACTATAAACATGTTTTTCTAGTGTCTTACAGTTTTACAGTTTGAGGGTTGAACCAGAGATATTTCATGCAGAAGAAAAAGAATGGCATCACTTACACCAGGAGTGTTATTAAAGCTTCTTCAGAGTATGAACTCTAATGTGAAAGTTTTAGGGGAATACCGATCCGTGCTACTGCAAGTGATCAGCATTGTGCCTGCTTTAACAGGATCAGAGTTGTGGCCCAACCAAGGTTTCTTCATTAAAGTATCTGATTCTTCACATTCAACATATGTTTCCTTGTCACAGGAGGACAATGAGTTGATCTTGAACAATAAGTTGCAGCTTGGTCAGTTTTTTTACGTGGAGAGAGTGGAACCTGGGACCCCAGTTCCTATCCTTGTTGGTGTCAGGCCAGTTCCTGGAAGGAACCCTTTCATAGGCAATCCAAAGGATCTGATGCAGATGTTGGTGCCATCCGAGGGTCTTATGGTGGCCGATAACGAAGGAAATAGTAACGGTTCGAAAGCGAAGGAGTCGGTGGAAGTGAGAGAGGAAAGCCCCAGAAAGAAAATAGTTATCAAAGAGGAAAAAGCAAGTGTTGCATCAAGATATATGCAAGGTGTTTTGCCATCAAATCCTAAAGCAAGCGGACCAGATTCAAATCACAGCTGCAAAAACACTGACAATGAAAATGGTGGTGCAGGTAAAAAAGCAAAAAGCAAGCAACAAGAGCCTAAAGGTCAAGTAAGATTCTTGCTTAACTTACAATTTTCTTAATGacaatataaatgtatgaaacaGATAGCAATTTTAGACGACTGTCTTTACAATTACAGGCTCGACCGGCAAGTCCTTCTCGCAGTAGGCTGGAGGTACCAGTTTCAAAGCCTGAGGTTGTTGTTGCACCTAACACCAAGGAAACTACGGTGCCGGCGAAAAGCACAACCGTAAAACGCTCTTCAAGTAAACACGAAAATATGAACTCGAATTGTTCagcaaacaacaaagaaaagaataGTTTGCCAGAAACAGGTTCATGGAACTCTCTGCCTGCTAGTCTCTTGAAGCCAGGAAAGGTATATATACATCAATACTGAAATGTTTTTTAATGGTTAATGCGCATTACATTATATTTATCCCATTTCTTCCATTACTTTTCAATTAACTGGTAAGACAGTGATGAATTCTACAGATAAGTGaacaaaaattctataaaaaagcATAGTACTTATATTTTCATCTTTGATTAACATTTTTACAAGGGAATGCTTAGAAGAAGAAATTTAGCTTCTTTGGTTGCAGCAGAAGCTCAAAGTGAGGCATCTATGGCAGCAAATCTTGTCAAATGTCTTAGGTAAGTATTCTCTAGAGCAATATTTTGTTCCTATTACTCAATAAGAAAACATGAAGAACTgaatgctttatatatatatatatgtaacaatGATTTATATCTTGTTCCAGCATGTTTTCTGATCTATGCTCCTCTGCCTCACCTGAGAACCCTCACCTCACACTCACCAAGTTCTTCGCCCTCCAACAGCTAATTGACCAGCCAAGTGTTACATCACATAAAGATAAACACCATCAGTTACCTAATCTTCCATCTGTGGTAGACAAAGAAAAGTCTAACAAGAGGAAAGGTCTAATCCATGACAAAAGAATGTCCACAAGGTCTTCAGTACAGTTGAGTGGAGCTGAGAAGCTAGAATGGGCCAAAGGAGATGGTGCCAAAGAGAGAAAAGAACTGAGGGAAACCTTGCTGCATGAAACAAGAACTTGGTTTTTGAAATTCTTAGAGGTGGCATTGGACGTTGGATTCCGGATTGGTTCTCAGGAGAAGAAAGGGAAAACCGGCACAGCACGATTGACGGAACAGGACAACCATATTGCTGTCACATTGTCACAACTCAAATTTGCAAATGAATGGTTAGGTAAAGTAAAAAACAATTTAAGCTCAGATAACAATGGAATGATGGAAACTGTTGAACGGTTGAATCAAAAAGTTTATGCTTGTTTGCTTAGCCATGTGGACTCAGCGGCTTCAGCTCTAGAAAATCGACCTTGATCGTAGTTGATTCACCATGACAGTTCGTTGTCTTACAACGTTTTAGTCACCTAATGTTTGTAATAACTTAACAGTTTGAGGGCATATATTTAAGTTTCTGGTTTGTTTTGTCAGCAAATATATGAATCTAAGTCAACCATTTGTGTATAACAATAAACTCATTGAAGCTTTACTTCAATCATGATTGTTTACCTTTTTTAACATTTAAGCCTGCAACAAACCTTTTGCACTGAAGGGACTGCTCCATGCATGCATTGTGTTTGCATCATAAGGCAAGCCAGTAGTGCTAGAAAATTGCAAGTGAAAACATAACCAACATGACATTAAAACAAACATCTAACAAATAAACATCAAATAGAACAATTGTAATGATGTTTTGCAGTCTTTGTGGTTAATAAAGAGAGACTTTCCAAGATGGAGAGCCAAGGCACATGCAAAATAAAAGACTATTTTTGCCTAATAGATTTAGCATGTGCCCTGCTTCTCCAGCATGGCTTACCCTCTCTCCTCCTTTTTTTGCCATAACAAAGAGAGTGATGAAAACACATATTCACTCAAATCTCAGTGGATTAGGGAACATTGATGTTAAGGGCATTGGAAGGCAATGAGAATGGGAGTAAATTACAAGGGATTTTATAAAGGTTGAAGTGGAAGTTAAATGTAGGAAAGTAGGCATCCAAGTGTGATAAGCTGGCAAAGACCCCATAAGGGAGAATGGCAAACAATATATTGTTGGACAGGGTGGCTGGTCTTCTGGGTCTGCTTATTTAATAAATCAACCCCTtcttttgtaatttatatttcaCAGGGTATTAAACGATGATAcgttattaaaaattttaaaatttaattaattaacttaaatagtaataatatttcaaaacctaacctttcatatatatatatatttgttgtttaTGTTAATCGAAAGCAGATGGCATGTTGAGTGAAACAGGTTTTCCTTTTGGTTGGCTGCCAAAAGGAGTAGGGGAGTATAGGTTGTAACATAGGGTATAGGCACATAACTAGGATCTAATAATATGTAAGAAATCCAAGATTATGGCAGACCACCCACCGCATAATTATTAGGCCATCGACAAGTACCCACCTTGTCATGAAGAATGCTTTTATAACTTGGTGAAAGTTTAATATATATGGGTGAGACGTGTAAAACTacaatgattttatattttacaataattttttatataattaatattttaataatttaattgttaaatttatcgatataattatatttgtcatgcatgtaaattttttaacGGATCCGATACCTCTATTATGTTGATGTAAAAAAGTGTATACATTCATATTTATTAAacagttgaattttttttacataaaacaaatagttagaaatttttaattcACGCTAAATTTGACATGTATGATCAATATGAATGAAACATGAAATATGATTGTTAAATCTCTGAAATATTAATTATaacaaaagttataaaaaatataaaattattttaattttatactagTATAAATAAATCATTCTCAAATATATATTCCTCGTAACTCCTCCCACTTTAAATCTGAggattatgttaaaatttatattcttgttAGTTGTTGTCATAACAATAGTGGcaataattttaattactaatattttctctttcaaagataaatcttatatttcaaaaaattatatttttaaggataataatattaataatagagTTAACTCAAAATAAATAACAGCATTATTTTACATAATTCCTCTTCTGAAAGAATAATTCTTATTAAGAATAGTTGTTGTTTAGAGCAATCGTTATTTGAAAATAACTATGTTTTGAATGACAATGTTAGGAATAAAATTCTAGTTTAGAATAGCTGCCATCAATCATTTGAAAATAGCTCTGGTTGAGAATGTTAGAGTATGTTCAAAGACCAATTATAtaatgattgtaataacatatttttttacaTAGTCTATTAATGAATACATTatcataattatctttaaaatatttttaaataaattttctattacattgtgtttttatgattttaaattatctGTTTCAACAAATAGTTTTAATGTTGGAATTGGATTAAATTTCttataattatgaaaaaaaaaagaattcttcAAAGTATACAatactttaatattattgtaacttgaaaacaatatattataTGTAAACCGTATATTTGACCTATGCATTATAGGGTATACAAACTTTATTATATGTTACAAGGacttaagtttttattttgttgacacataaaaatacaatatgtgataagaaaagaaaaaaattatttgtgtAGGAAAAAATtactgatggtcactaaactaactataagtACAACTAAGGCAAGCACACTAATCAAACAGTAGTATTGTTAAtgtgagtagggaatatcatatccacgaggactaaaagtactagtaattaccgttttttattatttaattaacaacttagagtgattgtttttaatctaaaattactaaactaatctaaCTAAGAACGTAACAaggaatgaaataggaaaataatcgaagataaccaaAGAGATAGATAATatccaagaaagaatccacctagatttcacatattattatgaatctgaattaaacgatttattcactcgtttcttgatccgtagaaatccctaaattatgttaatatctcttttcgagagtaaaaacaattgactctaggttgattaattgaaatctctttctaattaaaacccatgTTGGTCGCATTAACTCAGTTTATGGATTCcgctattagatttgactctaatccaatagatttatgtcgtcctatttctaagattgcatgcaactccactcaattatgctagacctactcttaaacagagactttcgctccactgaaataagcatattaaacttaaattaatatttcagaaatattaaaacaagaaataagaacacataattgagaacaagaatcaagtatttatcgcgtaaattAGAAATCatataataagattcatcataggtttcatcttccctatgTATCtaaggaatttagttcataatcctgaatgaaaacatctcaaagtcagaataaccacaagacataaagaaactcaataaaacttcgaaagaaattaaatggagatcttcaatcttgaaggagatctactttcgagttgattccgatggcgttcttcgagtgctttcttcgatcttctctgagTGACACACCCGTGCCTCAGGTTGTGTGGGCATTCGacgtgaggcacacggccgtgtcccagcccgtgcccATACCCgagtaactctctgacttgggtcacacggccaagacacacacccgtgtgctagaccgtgtgtcatacacgctgagacacacgctcgtgcctctgcccatgtggatgaaaataggctattttgcaggccatatttctcacccaacatggtaccaacctaaacaccTCAATGTGCATATAAACATGGCATATTTAGACATTCCAAACCAATCAATAACAAGCTTATAACATCTTATAAGATCACACAAAACCATGATACTAATAGGCACCTTAATTGGCTACTTTAAACATGCCAATTTAAACTTCCAAAATCTATCTAAATGGTCAAACACATAAAGGAGACTTTGTGCCTAAAATTTAACATGCATACcatatctcaatttcaa includes these proteins:
- the LOC107897449 gene encoding ABC transporter B family member 19; this translates as MADSSFEFDFSSSLSHHQRHNTPASHYASSTVMPRRFAWGSRATPQRFHHNTPATPFATDDDMSWQSEVSWQFEPSGWQDNRNLGAALSPWAASSASSNSRAFRRRSASEYYLSHTSRSFVNPSYELSGHYAVPSGRLELQSYVARDNESSLHLRFGDHSRSHHDISRLATIKESSSRNAGSPLVDEDELSSVDYYTPRAVERHIHLLETDPNRHTRADSRRSSVSQAYTGDDRDDNSIGGHHHFHRISHQGDHEHGRSRHTRHKVDNDLDVVMQQELGGKSTSHHFLGNHQYDDMSLSMDFSEDFITGHGHGHGQGHGLSHHGVHSDLDGHHQMRHKLEGLDHNLHSATHQFGGHHKYDDFDLPPNFKEDDYEEEEDVEPPKPASLFSLFKYSTKWDMVLVFLGCLGALINGGSLPWYSFLFGKFVNKIAQESLKGELTQMMKDVDMICKFMSCLAAVVVVGAYLEITCWRLVGERSAQRIRTKYLRAVLRQDISFFDTEVSTGDIMHGISSDVAQIQEVMGEKMAHFIHHVFTFICGYIVGFLASWKVSLVVFAVTPLMMFCGIAYKAIYGGLTAKEEVSYRKAGTIAEQAISSIRTVFSFVGEDNLAARYGELLANSVPLGAKIGFAKGAGIGVIYLVTYSTWALAFWYGSILVARKEISGGDAIACFFGVNVGGRGLALALTYFAQFAQGTVAAGRVFDIIDRVPEIDPYNPEGRMLSSVRGKIEFKGVTFAYPSRPDTTILSSLNLVIRSAKTLALVGASGGGKSTIFALIERFYDPDKGTVTLDGYDLKTLQVKWLRRQIGMVGQEPVLFATTILENVMMGKENATKKEAVAACVAANAHGFIYDLPLGYDTQVGAKGTQLSGGQKQRIALARALIKDPGILLLDEPTSALDSEAEAVVQQAIDKISKGRTTVVIAHRLATVRNANTIVVLDNGSVSESGSHHQLMEREGAYYKLVKLASEAVSNPELNETNTQKGMEFSTYDKSAYEASRSLYAYDISKSKYVKSIQVVNQVEEEMQQKQKPREYQISKIWTLQRPELITLLLGFLFGIHAGAILSIFPLFLGIALQAYFDDTPKALKAEVNKLALALVGLGFGSIIFLTGQQGFCGWAGTKLTVRVRDLLFRSILKQEPGWFDFEDNATGILVSRLSIDCLSFRLVLGDRYSVLLMGVSAAAVGLGISFYLEWRLALVAAAVTPFTLGASYLNLIINIGPRLDNKAYDKASTIASGAISNIRTVATFYSQEEIVKSFDQALSDPRKQSVKRSQILGFALGLSQGAMYCAYTLTLWVGASLIKQRITGFGEVYKIFLILVLSSFSVGQLAGLSPDTTMAATAIPAVFDIINRKPLIGNSRDKGKKIERSKPLDIELKMVTFAYPSRQQVIVLRDFCLKVKGGSMVALVGGSGSGKSTVIWLVQRFYDPNQGKVMMGGIDLKELNLKWLRKQVALVGQEPALFAGSIRENIAFGNPNATWGEIEEAAKEAYIHKFISGLPQGYETQVGESGVQLSGGQKQRIAIARAILKKSKVLLLDEASSALDLESEKHIQDALRRVSRSATAIIVAHRLSTIREANTIAVVKDGAVVEYGSHDKLLTSHVDGVYASLVRAEREANAFS
- the LOC107897447 gene encoding uncharacterized protein; the protein is MASLTPGVLLKLLQSMNSNVKVLGEYRSVLLQVISIVPALTGSELWPNQGFFIKVSDSSHSTYVSLSQEDNELILNNKLQLGQFFYVERVEPGTPVPILVGVRPVPGRNPFIGNPKDLMQMLVPSEGLMVADNEGNSNGSKAKESVEVREESPRKKIVIKEEKASVASRYMQGVLPSNPKASGPDSNHSCKNTDNENGGAGKKAKSKQQEPKGQARPASPSRSRLEVPVSKPEVVVAPNTKETTVPAKSTTVKRSSSKHENMNSNCSANNKEKNSLPETGSWNSLPASLLKPGKGMLRRRNLASLVAAEAQSEASMAANLVKCLSMFSDLCSSASPENPHLTLTKFFALQQLIDQPSVTSHKDKHHQLPNLPSVVDKEKSNKRKGLIHDKRMSTRSSVQLSGAEKLEWAKGDGAKERKELRETLLHETRTWFLKFLEVALDVGFRIGSQEKKGKTGTARLTEQDNHIAVTLSQLKFANEWLGKVKNNLSSDNNGMMETVERLNQKVYACLLSHVDSAASALENRP